The Ornithinimicrobium faecis region GAGGTCGGCGCCATACCCCGACGCGGCGGCAACGTGATGGCACAGTCTTTCACCCGGTATGCCGGGGGGTCAGTCAGCGTGCTGGCTGCGGCCGCGCGGTCGGGGGCTGAGGCGGTCCATGCGGGGGCGCACGGAACCGGTCCGAACGGCGACCTGATCCGCGAGGCGCTCGCCGCCGAGGGGGTCGCGCTGTCCGCCGAGCCCGTTGGCGACCTCGACACGGCCGTCTGTGTGGTGCTGGTCGAGCCGACTGCTGAGCGCACCTTTGTCACGACCCTGGGGGCCGAGCGCCAGATCACGCCGGAGAGCCTGGGCAGCTCGGCACCCGTGGCGGGGGACCTGGTCTGTGTGACGGGCTACAGCCTGCTGGAGCCCACCCGTGAGCCGTTGCTGGCCTGGCTGGAGTCGCTTGAGCAGGGCGTGCAGGTGGTGCTGGATCCGGGTGCCGCCTTCGCCGGCTTGGAGCAGTCCGTGCGGGACCGGATGCTGGCGCTGACCGATGTCTGGACCAGCAACGCCGAGGAGGCGCACGAGCTGACCGGGTTGGAGGAGCTGACCGCCACGCTGCCGGCGATCGCCGAGCTGCTGCCCGACGACGCCGTGGTGATCGTGCGGGACGGGCCGGAGGGCTGCTATCTGTTCACCGGCGGGGGCGAGGTCGCCTATCTGCCGGGCTATCCGCAGGAGCCGGTCGACACCAACGGCGCTGGCGATGCCCACACCGGCGTGCTGGTGGCCGAGCTCGCTGCCGGGACCGATCCGCATACGGCCTGCACGCGCGCCAACGCTGCCGGGGCGATCAAGGTGACCCGCCGCGGCCCGGCCACAGCACCCACCCGAGCCGAGATCGACACCTTCCTCACCCAGGTGTGACGCACGAGTCCCCCCCGCATTTTGATAGAGGTCTCGCACGCCTTTCCCGTCTTTTGATAGAGGTTTCGCACGCGGACGGGGCGCACGTGGTCCCGGGAACCCCTGGCCGCCAATGAGGCCGGCGGGGGCAGACGGTGCCGCGCGACGCGACTTCTGCGGTCAGTCGCCGGATGGCCGCCGCAGGGAGGCATAGCCCGCGGCGTAATCAGCGGGCGTGACGTCGCGGGTGATCAGACGCTGCAGGACGAAACCAGGCATGACGCCGAACAGTGACTTGGCCACCATCTCTGGATCGGCGCCGGCATCGATGTGACCAGCGCTCTGCTGCGCGATGATCACGTCGGCAAGCTTGCTGCGCAGCAGGTCGATGCGGCTGGCCACGGCGTGCCGAACATCCTCGTTGCGCACCGCCTCGGCCCAGGCCGAGACAACCACCCGCGTCAGGTCGACTGGTGCTGCCTCCGCGCGCTCGACGATCATCGAGGTGAGCAGGCGAGTGACCTCGACGGGGGAGGGGACGGGATCGCGTGCCTGGACCTCGTCGATGGCCTGGTCCAGATAGCTCAGGGAGCGGTCGGCGATGGCGAGGATCAGCTCGTCCTTGCTGCTGAAATAGCCATAGACCGCTCCGGCCGAGAGCCCGGACCCGGCGATGACGTGGGCCATCGTCGTCTTGTGAAACCCCTCCTCGGCAACGCAGATCATCGCAGCCATGAGGATCTGCTCGCGGCGCTGCTCGCGGTGCTCATCGGTGACCTTGGGCATGCCTGACTGTAAAACCGAATAAACGTTCTTGACAACTGGCGAGGGTGGGAGGACAGTGGTTTAAACAGAAGGAACGTTCGTTTAAGGAGTGACCATGACAGTGCAGACCGTGCGAGACCGCTATGAAAATGCGGGGGAGACGAGCGAAACCGCTACGAAAATGCGGGTGGGGACACCGTGGTCGCGGATCGCGGGGATGGTGCTGGGGGTTGCGGCCCTGCTGTTCGTCGTCGCGACCGCCTTCTCCTGGCCTGCGCTCAACAGCGGTCCGCACCAGGTGCCGGTTGCCGTCGTGGCGCCGGAGCCGGTCGTTGAGCAGATCGGTGGCCAGGTGGCGCAGGGGCTGGGGGAGGACGCGCTTGACCTGCAGCCGGTGGCTGACCGGGCAGCCGCCGAGGCGGCCATCGCGGATCGTGAGGTCTATGGCGCCATCGTGCTGGGCCCCGACGGCGGCGAAATGCTCACCGCCTCGGCGGCCAGCCCGGCCATCGCGCAGCTCCTGGGGCAGCTGGCGAGCTCTGTGCCGGCGCAGGTGGGCGGACCGTTGCCGGTGACCGATCTCGCTCCGCTGCCGGCCGGCGACCCGCGCGGCGCCGGTCTGGCCTCGGCTGTCCTGCCGTTGGTCATTGCCGGGATCGTCTCGGGTGCCGCCAGTGGCCTCGCGGTGCGTGGCCGCGGTCGGCAGCTGAGCACTCTTGGTCTGCTGGCGGTCGCCGCGGCCCTGGTGCTCACCAGTGTCAGCCAACTGTGGCTGGGAGCCCTCGAGGGGTCGTTCTGGGTGAATGCCGGTGTCCTGGCGCTCGGCGTCGCCTCGGTCGGTGCGGTGGCACTCGGTCTGGTGAGCCGCCTTGGCCTGCCTGGGGTGGGCCTGACGGCCCTGGTCATGGTGCTGCTGGGCAGCCCGTTCTCGGGTGCCGCGACCGGGCCGGAGATGGTGCCGGTCGGGTGGGGCACCTTCGGGCAGCTCCTGCCACCGGGGGCCACCGGCACCGCGTTGCGCTCAGTGTCCTGGTTTGACGGTGCCGCCTGGCCGGCGTTGCTGGTGCTGGTCTGCTGGCTGGTCGTTGGACTGGTGCTGTTCGCCCTGCCAACCAGGAGGGCAGCTGCGGCGTCACAGTGACATGAAGACCTTCCGTTCACTGGCGACCGGCGTGGTCGCGATGGTGCTCGTGCTGGCCTGCAGCCTCGCCCAGGGGTCAGCTGCAGGCTCACCGACGGCCGACCCGGCGGCCGATCACTCACCGGGGGAGACGTCACCGAGCGCCGGCGACCTGGGCTTCTCGGTCGAGCGACTGGCCGGGAGCGACCGCTATGCGACGGCAGCAGCCATCAGTGGCGAGTTCTTCGCACCCGGGGTCCCCGTGGCGGTCGTCGCCACCGGAGCCAACTTCCCCGATGGCCTGTCGGCCGGCCCGGCTGCGGACGAACTCGGCGGGCCCGTGCTGTTCGTCACGAGGGACTCGGTCCCCGCGGTCACCCGCACCGAGCTGCTGCGGCTCAGGCCCCAGCAGATCGTGGTGGTCGGCGGGCTGGACGTCATCTCCTCGCCGGTGCGCTCACAGCTGGACGGACTAACCGACGGCACCGCCACCCGCCTCGCTGGCACCTCGCGCTATGACACGGCTGCCGCCGTGTCGGCCCACGCCTTTCCTGGCGGTGCCGACATCGCCTATCTCGCCACGGGCACCGCCTTCCCCGATGCCCTGGCGGGAGGGGCAGCAGCGGGGATCCAGGACGCGCCGATGCTGCTCACCCAGCGCAACCACCTCAGCTCGGCCACCCGGGTCGAGCTGGAGCGGCTCAACCCCGACCGGATCATGCTGCTCGGTGGCACCTCGGCGATCTCCGGTGCCGTCGCGGCGCAGCTGGAGGACCTCGCGATCGTCGAGAGAGTGTCTGGCCAAAACCGTTACGCCACAGCGCTGGCCGTCTCGCAACGGGTCTTCGGCACGGACCGCCCTGGCGTCCTGCTCGCGACTGGCAAGGGCTGGCCCGACGCGCTGTCCGCCAGTGCCGCAGTGCGGCACATGCGTGGCCCCATCCTGCTCACCACCGGGGCCACCCTGCCCGACGGGACGAGAACTGAGCTGAGCAGGCTCAGCCCAGACACGGCATACGTCCTGGGTGGCCGCAGCGCCCAGACCAACGAGATCCCCCGCGAGGTGCAGCGACGGCTGGGAGTCTGCTGGTCTGGGACCAGGCCGTCCGCCGGCGACCAGGAGGTGATCACGAGCGTGCCCGGGGCCACCAAGCAGATCGCCTACACCCTCGACATGGGCGGCCGGCTCACGGGGGCCGACGAGATCCTCGACTTCCTGATCGAGCACCAGGTCTGCACGACCTTTTTCCCGACCAGCATCATGGCCAACTCCCCGGAGGGTCGGCCGATCATGGCCCGGATCGCCGCGCACCCCGAGCTGTTCGAGATCGGCAACCACACCGTGCACCACTGCGATCTGGTCAACGGCGGCGGCGGGTCGCCGAGCGCGGCGCCGTGCCAGGTGGCGATGACCCGCAGCTTCGTGCAGCACGAGCTGACCGATGCCGAGCCGGTGCTGGAGTCACTCGCCGGGATGCAGGCCAACCCCTATTGGCGGCCACCGTTCGGGTCGCACAACTCGACCGTGCGGGGCTGGTTGGCCGACGTGGGCTACACCAAGACCGTCATGTGGTCCCGCGACACGATCGACTGGGACCCGGACACCACGGCAGCCCAGATCATCAGTCGCACAACCCTTCCGGCGCCGCCTGCAGGCACGATCGTGCTCTCGCACCTCGGTGGCTATGCGACGCCGGACGCCCTGCCGGTGATCGTCAGCAGCCTGCGCGCGCAGGGCTACACGTTCACCACGCTGTCGGACATGCGGGACTGAGGCCGAGATGGACGCAAGCCTGACTTCTACCCTGGTGGCTGTGCGTTCAGTGACCTGCGGAGGAGGCTGAGAATGAGGACGATGAGCGACGACGAGTTGAAAGCACGTCATGCCGAGGTCCTCGACGGCGTCACCAAGGACCGCGAGGAGGTCGTCATCACGCGAGCCGGACACGAACCCGTCGTCATCGTGACCCTCGCGGACGACGAGTCGTTGCGCGAGACCGACTACCTCATGCCCTCGCCTGCCAACGCCCGGCGGCTCCTGGACGCCATGGAGCGACTGGAGTCTGGGACCGGAAAGGCACACGAGCTGATCAAGACCGACTGACGTGCTCCTCATCGCGGGTCACTGGTCGCGGCGCATCACCGACGAGCACCAACTCGCCCCACGCTGTCAGCCGTGCTGCTCGACGCGGTCCAGGAAGTCGTGGACCAGCGCCTCGAACAGCTCCGGTCGCTCGATCTGGGCGTTGTGTCCTGCCGTGTCGAGCACGGCGAAGGTGGCCCGCGGGTAGTGCTCCAGCAGCGCCCACGTGTCGACATAGCCAGTCGATGAGTCCTGGCGTCCGGTCACCATCAGGGCAGGCCGCTCAAACGTGGTCCCGGCCTCGGGGTCCTCGCTCAGGACCCAGCGCTGGCGGATCCGGGCCAGCGCCTCCTGATCTGCCAGGTCCAGCCCGACGACGATCTCACGCTGGGTCCGCTCGAACGTCTCCTGAGTCTGGGCGACGGTGATCTGCGCGAACTCCGAGTCGGGGTCCACCTCGATCTCGCGGACGAGCACCTGGTGCTGTGGCACGGTGCGGTCGGCGTTCTCCACGGGCCGACCGACCGGGCAGATGAGCCCCAGACCGAGCACCTGCTCGGGCCGTCGGGCGGTCAGAGCCCGGGAGAGGTAGCCGCCATAGGACTCGCCGAAGAGCACGAAGGGCGTGTCACCGAGGTGACGGTCCACATAGTCCTCGAGGCAGGCCAGGACGTCGTCGGAGCTGGCCACCCCGTCGGCAGCGGAACGGCCCATGCCGGGCAGGTCGGGGTAGAGCCGTCGGTAAGGCCGCTCGCGCGCAGCAAAGACCGGCTCGAGGCAGCCGGTCATCAGGCGGTGGTCCGGGGTCCAGCCATGGACGGCCAGCACCGGCACTCCGTCCGCCGGGCCATGCTCGGTGTGGTGCAGTCGGGGGCGCGTGGCGACGGCGTTCATAGGTCACTTGTAACAGTCGGTGGTGACAGTTCGGTGTCTCGTCGGGGGTGTTTCCTCGGCGAACGGTCCTGCCTCAGCCGAGCTCGAGGGGCTCGCCGAAGGTGCCAGCGTGGGCCACCTGAGACACCTTGCGGCGGCCGCGCTTCAGGCTGGGACTCTTCTTGTCCGGTGCGCGATAGCCCAGCGAGACCACGCCAACCAGGTTGCGGTCGGACGGGATGGACAGGGCCTCGCGCGCCGCGTCCAGCTGCTCGACCGGGACCCCGAAGAACAGCCCGCCCAGCTCCTCATCGACCGCCGTGAGCAGCATGAGCAGCGCCGCCATGCCCGTGTCGACATCCCAGTAGGGGACCGGCCACCGCGCGGCGTCCCGATCGGTCCAGCCCTTGTCCGGCTCGGCATAGCGGTCCAGATAGGCGGCCGGGCTCGAGCAGCAGACGATCAGGCACGGCGCGTGCTGTATGCCGCGCAGCCAGTTGTCCGCCTCCCTCGCCGGGTCGGTGGTCGCCTCCCAAAAGGCTCCGCGCTCGGCCTCGGTGCGCAGCACCACGAAGTCCCAGCCCTGGGAAAAGCCGGCGCTCGGTGCGCGGACGGCGTTGCCCAGCACCCGGGCGAGCACCTCGTCGGGCACCGGGCGCTCCGGGTCGTAGTTGCGGATCATGCGCCGGGACCGGACCACGTCGGAGAACTCCATGGCCCCATGCAATCACCTGAGGCCGAGCGTGTCGGGCGCTGGACTCAACTCGTGAGTGCATCCACCGACCTCCCGGGGGCGCTCAGGTCACTCACGAGCAGGCCGGACGACGGGATGGGTGTACGAGACCTCTACGAAAAGACGGGGTGGGCGTGCGAAACCTTTATCTTTTTGCGGGAGGGCCAACCGGGGGGACGGGTGCGGCGTCATACTCGCCATGACAGCAGTCGTGACGCCCGCCTCAACGACAGGAGGCCACGTGCAACGGAGCGCGGACCCGGTCGAGGACGCCGTGCGCGCGGTCTTCGTGGCCCACTACGGCCAACTGGCTGGCTGGGCTGCCCACCTGGTCAGCGACCGCGACCTGGGGCACGACCTGGCCACCGAGGCGTTCACCCGGTTGCTGTCGCACTGGCACGACGTCGACGACCCGCGCCCCTGGTTGTTCGCAACGGTCGCCAACCTGGTGCGCGACCACTGGCGCAAAAGGGGGAGGGAGGCCACTGCCTACGAGCGCTATCAGGGCGGCCGGGTCCGCCCTGTCGAGTCCGAGCCCGGCCCCGACCAGGCGGAGCTGCTCAGTGTGCGCGAGGCCGTCGAGGCGCTGCCGCAGCGGCTGCGCCTGCCGGTGCTGCTGTTCTATTTCGCGGACCTGTCGGTGGCGCAGGTGGCTCGTGAGGTCGGCCGGTCCGAGGGGGCCATCAAACGAGATCTGTATGACGCGCGGGCGCGGCTCGCGAGCACGCTGGAGGAGGCGCGATGAACGGGCAGCAGCAGGGGCGGGGCGGGCGCGGTGAGGACCCCGTGGAGGAGTTCTTTGCCGCGCACCGCGCACAGGTCCGTGACGAACCCGCCGATGATCTGACCTGGCACCGCATCCGCGAGACCCGGCAGCGGGCCCGCTCGGGCCGTCGAGGGGCATGGACCGGCGCCCTGGTGGCAGCTGCCGCGGCGCTCGCGATCGTTGTTGGCCCCAGCCTGCTGCCCGATGCCGATGCGCCCGACGTCGCCGGTCCGGCCACCACCAGCGGTGACCCCACAGGCTCGTCCGAGACACCCACGGGCCCAGCCACCGGGACACCGACGGACGAGTCCGTCGCCGACCCGCTGGTCGTCACGACGGACGTGCCCGAGGGAGAGCTCCCAGGAGACGGACGCTTCACCGACGTCACAACCGCCGACCCTGAGTCCACGACCGACACGGGTGTGCGCTATGCCGTGGTCATGCACCCCTGTGACAGCAACGGCTGGTGCTCCGTGCTCGCCACGTCCGCGGACGGCGGGATCACCTGGGCCCCGCACGCCGACCTGGAGCAGTTGGGCATGGTCCACCGCGTGCTCTTCACCGACCACGAGCGCGGCTGGGTGTGGGGGGACAAGGCCGACCTGCGGGCCACGACCGACGGCGGCCGGACCTGGAGCGCCGTCGACACCGGCGCGGACTATGTGGCGGACCTGGCCGTGCAGGGTGACGAGTTGCTCGCCGTGACCGGGACCTATGACGAGTGCACCGAGGCGCCGTGTGAGCTGTCGAGTGGATCGGTGCTCCTGACCGACCCCACGGACATCGGGTGGACCGATGACGTCGTCGCAGCGCTGGGGCCGGTTGACCGGGCCACCATCATCGGGACCGGAGACGGCAGATATGTCGTGGCGCACGGCGAGGGCGACCGGGTGACCTCGGTGCTGCGGCTGCAGGCCGGACGGCTGGAGCCCACTGCCGAGCTGAGCGAGTGCGCGGGCGGACCCGTGGCGATCACTGCCTCAGCAGACGACCCCGACCACCTGTGGGCGCTGTGCGACGACCAGAGGGGCCTGGCCCTGCAGGAGACTGACAACGGCGCTCGCACCTGGAGCCCGGCGAACCTGACCGTCCCCTCCTTCGTGCTCGGCGAGCAGCCGCCGCTCCTGGCCTCGACAGGGGCCGACCAGCTGCTCCTCATCGGGGAGGGCAACTACGCCGTCACGACCGATGGCGCTCAGACGTGGAGCGCCGAGGCCTTCCTGCCCGGCGCGGACGCCCGGCCCGAGCGGCTGGAGGTCACGATGTTCGGCGAGGTCATCGCCCACCCGACGCAGGAGCAGGCCTCCGCGGACCTGGCCTACTGGCGCTCCGGGGACGGGGGAGTGACCTGGGAGACTGTCGACTCACACAGGTGACGCGCCGTGATCTGCCGTGCCACGGCATACGGTCATCAGGCATGCTGGACCCATGACCGACGTGCCCCCCGGCTATCCCCGCGAGTGGGAGGCCGACGTCGTGCTCACCGACGGATCGGTGGCGCACGTGCGGCCGATCCGGCCCGACGACGCCGAGCTGGTCCACGAGTTCCACGCCCGGCAGTCCGACGAGTCGATCTATCTGCGGTTCTTTGCCCCGATCCGGCGGCTCTCCCAGCGCGACGTCCACCGCTTCACCAATGTCGACTATGACAAGCGCGTCGCCCTGGTGCTGATCATCGCCGACGAGATCGCCGGCATCGGGCGCTATGACCGCTTCGAGGAGACCGACTGGACCTCCGCGGAGATCGCGTTCAACGTCGCCGACAAGCACCAGGGCCGAGGGATCGGATCGGTGCTGCTCGAGCACCTGGCGGCGATCGGCCGGGAGACCGGGGTGCGGCTGTTCACCGCCGACGTGCTCCCGCAGAACCGCAAGATGATCAACGTCTTCCAGGACGCGGGCTATGAGGTCAGCCACGAGTTCGACGACGGGGTGATCGCGGTCAGCTTCGCGATCGAGCCCACCGAGGCCTCCCGGGCGGTGGCCCTCTCGCGCGAGCACCGCTCAGAAGCAGTCAGTATGCGGAGGGTCCTGCATCCCTCGTCCGTGGTCGTGATCGGGGCGAGCCGCCGTCCTGGTTCCGTGGGTGGGGCCCTGGTCAGGCACATCCACGAGAGTGGTTTCTCCGGTGACCTCTATGTCGTGAACAACTCCGCGCAGGAGGTTGCCGGGCGCCGTGCGTGGTCGCGCGTCTCCGAGATCGGTGCGTCGATCGACCTGGCCGTGATCGCCGTCCCCGCGACCGAGGTGCCAGATGTGGTGCGCGAGTGCGCGTTTGCGGGTGTGACGTCGGTGGTCGTGGTCAGCAGCGGGTTCGCGGAGTCAGGGGAGGAGGGCGCGCGTCTGCAGCGACAGCTGCTCGCGACCGCCCGGGTGCACGGCCTGCGGGTCCTGGGGCCCAACTCGTTCGGGCTGATCAACACCGGCCTCGGGTTCAGCCTCAACGCCTCGCTGTCCCCGACCATGCCGACGATGGGGGCCCTGGGCTTGTTTGCCCAGTCCGGTGCCCTGGCGATCTCGGTGCTGGCCTCTGCGGAGCGGCGCGGCCTGGGCATCTCGACCTTCGCCTCTGCCGGCAACCGCGTCGACATCTCGGGCAACGACCTGATGCAGTACTGGATCGACGACGAGGCCACCGCTGCCGTCGGGCTCTATCTGGAGTCGATGGGCAACCCCCGCAAGTTCACCCGCATCTCGCGCCAGCTCTCGGCGGTCAAGCCGGTCATCGTCGTCAAGAGCGGCGCCGGGCACCACACGGTGCCGGGCCACACGGTGCGGGCCACCCGGGAGCGCCCCGAGGCGTTTGCCGAGATGCTGCGACAGAGCGGTGTGATCCGCGTCGAGAACACCCACCAACTGTTCGACGTGGCGCAACTGGTGGTCCACCAACCCCTGCCGCAGGGCCGGTCGGTGGCGATCGTGACCAACTCCGATGCCCTCGGCACACTCGCCGCGGACGCCGCGGTGGAGTGGAAGTTGACCATCGGGCACGGCCCGGTGGCTCTGCCGAGCACGGCGAGCGTCGCCGAGTTCACCCAGGCGCTGGAGGAGGCGCTCGAGGACCCGGCTGTCGACAGCCTGATCGCCTGCTTCATCCCGCCCATCGTCACGCCCGACACCGACGTGGTCTCCGCGGTCGAGACGGCCGTGGCAGAGAGCGACAAGCCCTGTGTCGCAACCTTCCTCGGCATGCGCGGGGTGGCGCCGGACGGGTCGCTGCCGACCTATCCGATGCCCGAGGACGCGGTGCGTGCCCTGGCGTCAGCGACCGACTATGCCGCCTGGCGCCACCGTGACCGTGGTGAGCGGGTCCGCCCCGGCGGAGTCAACCGGCGCCGCGCCCACGACGTGATCGAGAGCGTGCTGGCGGAGTCCGCCGAGGGCCGGGCGATGACCGACGAGGAGGCCGCCGCGCTCCTGGAGGCCTATGGCATCCCGGTCTGGCCAAGCATCCCGGTGACCGATGCCTCGCAGGCAGCTCAGGTCGCTCAAGACCTGGGGCTGCCGGCCGTGGTCAAGGCCACCGACCC contains the following coding sequences:
- a CDS encoding PfkB family carbohydrate kinase; translated protein: MTRVIHTGQALVDLVVEVGAIPRRGGNVMAQSFTRYAGGSVSVLAAAARSGAEAVHAGAHGTGPNGDLIREALAAEGVALSAEPVGDLDTAVCVVLVEPTAERTFVTTLGAERQITPESLGSSAPVAGDLVCVTGYSLLEPTREPLLAWLESLEQGVQVVLDPGAAFAGLEQSVRDRMLALTDVWTSNAEEAHELTGLEELTATLPAIAELLPDDAVVIVRDGPEGCYLFTGGGEVAYLPGYPQEPVDTNGAGDAHTGVLVAELAAGTDPHTACTRANAAGAIKVTRRGPATAPTRAEIDTFLTQV
- a CDS encoding TetR/AcrR family transcriptional regulator, coding for MPKVTDEHREQRREQILMAAMICVAEEGFHKTTMAHVIAGSGLSAGAVYGYFSSKDELILAIADRSLSYLDQAIDEVQARDPVPSPVEVTRLLTSMIVERAEAAPVDLTRVVVSAWAEAVRNEDVRHAVASRIDLLRSKLADVIIAQQSAGHIDAGADPEMVAKSLFGVMPGFVLQRLITRDVTPADYAAGYASLRRPSGD
- a CDS encoding cell wall-binding repeat-containing protein, coding for MKTFRSLATGVVAMVLVLACSLAQGSAAGSPTADPAADHSPGETSPSAGDLGFSVERLAGSDRYATAAAISGEFFAPGVPVAVVATGANFPDGLSAGPAADELGGPVLFVTRDSVPAVTRTELLRLRPQQIVVVGGLDVISSPVRSQLDGLTDGTATRLAGTSRYDTAAAVSAHAFPGGADIAYLATGTAFPDALAGGAAAGIQDAPMLLTQRNHLSSATRVELERLNPDRIMLLGGTSAISGAVAAQLEDLAIVERVSGQNRYATALAVSQRVFGTDRPGVLLATGKGWPDALSASAAVRHMRGPILLTTGATLPDGTRTELSRLSPDTAYVLGGRSAQTNEIPREVQRRLGVCWSGTRPSAGDQEVITSVPGATKQIAYTLDMGGRLTGADEILDFLIEHQVCTTFFPTSIMANSPEGRPIMARIAAHPELFEIGNHTVHHCDLVNGGGGSPSAAPCQVAMTRSFVQHELTDAEPVLESLAGMQANPYWRPPFGSHNSTVRGWLADVGYTKTVMWSRDTIDWDPDTTAAQIISRTTLPAPPAGTIVLSHLGGYATPDALPVIVSSLRAQGYTFTTLSDMRD
- a CDS encoding type II toxin-antitoxin system Phd/YefM family antitoxin, giving the protein MSDDELKARHAEVLDGVTKDREEVVITRAGHEPVVIVTLADDESLRETDYLMPSPANARRLLDAMERLESGTGKAHELIKTD
- a CDS encoding alpha/beta fold hydrolase, which encodes MNAVATRPRLHHTEHGPADGVPVLAVHGWTPDHRLMTGCLEPVFAARERPYRRLYPDLPGMGRSAADGVASSDDVLACLEDYVDRHLGDTPFVLFGESYGGYLSRALTARRPEQVLGLGLICPVGRPVENADRTVPQHQVLVREIEVDPDSEFAQITVAQTQETFERTQREIVVGLDLADQEALARIRQRWVLSEDPEAGTTFERPALMVTGRQDSSTGYVDTWALLEHYPRATFAVLDTAGHNAQIERPELFEALVHDFLDRVEQHG
- a CDS encoding nitroreductase family protein, which encodes MEFSDVVRSRRMIRNYDPERPVPDEVLARVLGNAVRAPSAGFSQGWDFVVLRTEAERGAFWEATTDPAREADNWLRGIQHAPCLIVCCSSPAAYLDRYAEPDKGWTDRDAARWPVPYWDVDTGMAALLMLLTAVDEELGGLFFGVPVEQLDAAREALSIPSDRNLVGVVSLGYRAPDKKSPSLKRGRRKVSQVAHAGTFGEPLELG
- a CDS encoding RNA polymerase sigma factor; amino-acid sequence: MQRSADPVEDAVRAVFVAHYGQLAGWAAHLVSDRDLGHDLATEAFTRLLSHWHDVDDPRPWLFATVANLVRDHWRKRGREATAYERYQGGRVRPVESEPGPDQAELLSVREAVEALPQRLRLPVLLFYFADLSVAQVAREVGRSEGAIKRDLYDARARLASTLEEAR
- a CDS encoding GNAT family N-acetyltransferase produces the protein MTDVPPGYPREWEADVVLTDGSVAHVRPIRPDDAELVHEFHARQSDESIYLRFFAPIRRLSQRDVHRFTNVDYDKRVALVLIIADEIAGIGRYDRFEETDWTSAEIAFNVADKHQGRGIGSVLLEHLAAIGRETGVRLFTADVLPQNRKMINVFQDAGYEVSHEFDDGVIAVSFAIEPTEASRAVALSREHRSEAVSMRRVLHPSSVVVIGASRRPGSVGGALVRHIHESGFSGDLYVVNNSAQEVAGRRAWSRVSEIGASIDLAVIAVPATEVPDVVRECAFAGVTSVVVVSSGFAESGEEGARLQRQLLATARVHGLRVLGPNSFGLINTGLGFSLNASLSPTMPTMGALGLFAQSGALAISVLASAERRGLGISTFASAGNRVDISGNDLMQYWIDDEATAAVGLYLESMGNPRKFTRISRQLSAVKPVIVVKSGAGHHTVPGHTVRATRERPEAFAEMLRQSGVIRVENTHQLFDVAQLVVHQPLPQGRSVAIVTNSDALGTLAADAAVEWKLTIGHGPVALPSTASVAEFTQALEEALEDPAVDSLIACFIPPIVTPDTDVVSAVETAVAESDKPCVATFLGMRGVAPDGSLPTYPMPEDAVRALASATDYAAWRHRDRGERVRPGGVNRRRAHDVIESVLAESAEGRAMTDEEAAALLEAYGIPVWPSIPVTDASQAAQVAQDLGLPAVVKATDPALRHGTFHHWIRTDLHTPDAVQQAYAGLARVLEPRGVQGIAVQSMAPTGVVVEITSAEDPLFGPVVGFGIAGVPADLLGDVTHRFPPLTDTDVADMVSGVRAAPLLAGYRGTDPVDQLALHDLLARVSVLADDLPEVTLLRLNPVVAHASGIAVLGASVSVARDSGRADAGRRSLTR